cccccgcccaccgtccacttatttatatatatatatcattcacggaaaacatgttaccaactaagtgtgggaaacatgcaataacaggatgcttaaagtcaaaacaggatcttgcaattagcaacgggcagggtggaaaaagcccagcactaaacttcttgtcgggagcggcacagctggccaggctgtcccgttccccgacatctcccccttatttctttgcaaaatggagtggtactgtgcctgtcttaggtgacCAAGAGCATCTATCGGGCTTACCCGTCATTGGCACATGAACatgaggtgtggagggagcgttcatgccctgtcttaggttgccttgaagacctctcagaacttacccgtctttgactacCATTCCAGCAGATTCAGCCACACCTGAATCTGTCCATTTTGCATGGGGACTGGTTAGCTGGCTTGTTTAACCACCATTTGCGTATTAACAGCCCTTGCAAGATCCGAACAATAATTGATCCTGTTATTAACATGCTACCCAAAAGACGGGACTGATTAGCGGCAAATGAAAAGTGGTTGTAGGGGTAGGTGGTAACACAAACTGCAGTAGATCGAATAACACAGGGTATGCCAACCAGGCCTAATCTTGCAACAGCTGAATAGCAGTATATCATCAAGTGCCTGGGCGGTAGATCTTGTGATGCTATCAAGTATGGACAGTGTGGAGGTTTGGCTCACGGCCATGCCAATAGCGGCCTAACAAGCTGATAACGCCGCAATTACTGCAACAACGACCACGGTGACTCCAAAGTCTCTCCTGTGTTGAACAGCCATAGAGAAGTCCTTCTCAGGCAAATACACaactggagagggagaggtagggctcTCAAGAGACCCCAATACTCATCCAGCTTGGCCATCGTCGGTGACAGTGGCGTCATTATTAGTAGGAGTAGGATCACGATCATCTTGCCACTCTATTgttcctgtctgtctttctggagtccagattggatttttttcttcctgtgggagAAAACAAACAGCGCCTCGTACCCTTCTTATTAAAGGGTATGGGCCTTTCCATTTGTTATCTTGTGGGTCTTTCcacataatcatttttctaaCGTGTGGCTGAGCTTCTGTCGGTTCATGGGGTTTATTACTATTGGGGGTCTGTTCCAAGATTACATGACGTTCTGCCGGGGTGAGACcatcagcttttttatttaaaaaatttatggtaagtAAGGCGAGGTTGAGAATGTCTTTAGGGGAACGGGATAgtgcccctattccccctttttgttttaatacaaagTTTTTCAGATACAGATTAGTGCGTTCCACAACGGCTTGTCCAGTAgggttatatgggatgccggttaaatgagagatatgaaaagttgctaaaaactcagcaaaagccttagaagtataagcaggtccattatcagtttttattatattaggAATTCCCCAAGAAGCAAAACATTGTAACATATGTTGCATTACATGGGAAGTGGACTCTTTGGCTGCGGCGGTAGCCATAACTACTCCTGAGTAAGTATCCACCATAACATGGACACAGGATAGCTTGCCAAAGGCAGGGATATGCGTTACATCCATTTGCCAAATGTGACATGGATAAAGGCCCCAGGGATTAGCTCCAGTGGGCATAGTAACAGGCTAATGAATAacacatttttcacaattttggACAATAGATTTAGCTTTACGAATAGGGATATTAAACCTCATACTTAAGGTCTTACTATTAACATGCCAAAGTTTGTGATATTCTGTTGCCTGTTCCATGGCAGTGCAAGCTAAAAGGAAGCGGGAATGTTGATCGGCAAGGGCATTTCCCGCGGTGAGAGGACCTGGAAGGGAGGTATGTGCTCTaatatgggtgataaaaatgggatctgatctcctaaataaagcgtGCTGAACAAGCTCAAAATAAGGAAACACTGTAGAACTTTTGGATATTAACGAAGGGGAGCCTAGCCTCTTAACAGCATTAACAACATATAAGCTATCAGAAACGATATTAAGAGGACCCTCAACCATATTTAATAACTTAGCCACTACAGCTAGCTCTGCATGTTGAGGTGAGAGAGATGCAGTAACTGCATGATGCACCTGACCTTGTAAAATAGCCACCCCGGTACCTCCTTTTGCTCCATCAGTAAAAGCTATGGGTGCTTTGGGAATGGGATtagaataaactcttttaaaatagtgTAAGGGTACCGTGTCGCAAAATCTAATAAAGGGATGATTGGGATAATGGTTATCTACACTTATGTcaagggtgatggtgatgtgggACCATTGCCAAGTTTCCTTAGCCCACTCCTGAATGACTACAGACTCTAACGGAAGAATGCAGGACTGTGGTCTTCTCCCTGCAATTTCTACGACTCGGTGGATGGCTTGTAAAACTAAATTTCCCATAGCCTCCGCATAGGAGGTAATAGATCTGGGCATATGGTTATGTGGGTATATAAACAACAATGGTCCTTCTTGCCAGAGTAAAGCATAGGGATAATGACTTTGTATGAACACCAAAATATTTAAGGGCATAGTGGGGTCACACCGCTGCATAGCGGTGCTCTTAAGGCgctgttcaaaattttttaatactgcttttgcctccTTTATAAGTTGTCTGGGTGAATTTAGGCATGCATCGCCTTCCAGAAGTCGGAACAAAGGGTGCATTTCTT
Above is a window of Oryctolagus cuniculus chromosome 3, mOryCun1.1, whole genome shotgun sequence DNA encoding:
- the LOC100346703 gene encoding endogenous retrovirus group K member 19 Pol protein isoform X1; amino-acid sequence: MTTEEMHPLFRLLEGDACLNSPRQLIKEAKAVLKNFEQRLKSTAMQRCDPTMPLNILVFIQSHYPYALLWQEGPLLFIYPHNHMPRSITSYAEAMGNLVLQAIHRVVEIAGRRPQSCILPLESVVIQEWAKETWQWSHITITLDISVDNHYPNHPFIRFCDTVPLHYFKRVYSNPIPKAPIAFTDGAKGGTGVAILQGQVHHAVTASLSPQHAELAVVAKLLNMVEGPLNIVSDSLYVVNAVKRLGSPSLISKSSTVFPYFELVQHALFRRSDPIFITHIRAHTSLPGPLTAGNALADQHSRFLLACTAMEQATEYHKLWHVNSKTLSMRFNIPIRKAKSIVQNCEKCVIH